The Chroicocephalus ridibundus chromosome 2, bChrRid1.1, whole genome shotgun sequence genome includes a region encoding these proteins:
- the ASB10 gene encoding ankyrin repeat and SOCS box protein 10 isoform X3, producing MDCTFPCSSATQRLLRRDEEQQDQWKYTQRRRSRYHHNEHSLSPIVQGCQNSRLEPLECRDLLIQNALFTGDLEMVQKYFTKSAAINLVIETKGDELRWTSRKFGLWSLSYEQELTTPLHITASRGYTECLRLLLLRGAAVNFAPGGKTALHEACAAASRDCVRLLLSFGADPEAVSEDGYKPLHLCKSPDSIECVQQLLQHGASVNSRTEEEDDTALHVAARHGLTDHIQLLLLYGAELEARNKEEQTPLNAGCAQPHQPQDMDRYYRVCQLLVESGANIDAADRDRQHPLHLACKNANAQIVELLLARGANVNVMNYSGNTALHNILQATAYKLEHHPELVVRALLNHGAVRIWPGSLLKVLRYCHPCPRVIEALMNSYDHVRVSEDWVEAVPAEVVQKYPRFYQSLFSLEQRPRSLQHLARCTLRTFLEGRLLQVLPHLHLPSALHRFLLLGFEDVLY from the exons ATGGACTGCacctttccctgcagctctgccacacAACGCTTGCTGCGGCGGGATGAGGAGCAGCAGGATCAGTGGAAGTACACTCAACGTAGAAGGTCCAGGTACCATCACAATGAGCACAGCCTGAGCCCGATTGTCCAGGGATGCCAGAACAGCCGCTTGGAGCCACTGGAGTGCCGGGATCTGCTGATCCAGAATGCGCTCTTCACCGGGGACCTGGAGATGGTGCAGAAGTACTTCACCAAGAGTGCAGCCATCAATCTCGTCATTGAGACCAAGGGCGATGAGCTGCGCTGGACTAGTAGGAAATTTG GACTGTGGTCTCTGAGCTACGAGCAGGAGCTCACCACGCCGCTGCACATCACGGCCAGCCGGGGCTACACAGAGTGCCTGCGGCTCCTGCTGCTCCGGGGTGCCGCCGTCAACTTTGCACCAGGGGGTAAGACTGCCCTGCATGAGGCTTGTGCAGCGGCCAGTAGAGACTGTGTGCGACTGCTGCTCAGCTTTGGTGCTGACCCTGAAGCTGTCTCTGAAGATGGCTACAAGCCCCTGCATCTCTGCAAGAGCCCAGACTCCATCGA GTgtgtccagcagctgctgcagcatggCGCCAGCGTGAACAGTCGGACAGAGGAGGAAGACGACACAGCACTGCATGTAGCAGCACGCCATGGCCTAACAGACCACAtccagctgcttctgctctatggggcagagctggaggcaagGAATAAGGAGGAGCAGACACCACTGAACGCTGGCTGTGCTCAGCCCCATCAGCCTCAGGACATGGACCGCTACTACCGTGTCTGCCAGCTGCTGGTGGAGAGCGGTGCCAACATCGATGCTGCAGACAGGGACCGTCAGCACCCCCTTCACCTGGCCTGCAAGAATGCCAATGCTCAAATAGTGGAGTTACTGCTGGCCCGGGGTGCAAATGTCAACGTCATGAACTACAGCGGCAACACGGCACTGCATAATATCCTGCAAGCAACTGCCTACAAGCTGGAGCACCACCCAGAGCTGGTGGTGCGAGCCCTGCTCAACCACGGTGCCGTTCGCATCTGGCCTGGCTCCCTCCTCAAG GTGCTGAGGTACTGCCATCCCTGCCCGCGTGTCATCGAGGCCCTGATGAATAGCTACGATCATGTGCGCGTCTCTGAGGACTGGGTGGAAGCGGTTCCAGCAGAGGTTGTACAG AAATACCCACGTTTCTACCAGTCGCTCTTCTCCCTGGAGCAGAGACCTCGCTCCTTGCAGCACTTGGCTCGCTGCACCCTCAGGACCTTCCTGGAGGGACGGTTGCTTCAGGTCTTGCCTCATCTGCACCTGCCAAGTGCCTTGCACCGTTTTCTGCTGCTTGGCTTCGAGGACGTTCTTTACTAA
- the ASB10 gene encoding ankyrin repeat and SOCS box protein 10 isoform X1, which yields MRHVLPPCGAAGDGGQPAARAQGAGEAVPAGSEPGRWGSSGSCPGFCRGSGYGVMGSITGGGDKSREPICTRKVAGPAQAYWQALLAGDQGAVAQILSDPHNNLSPDAVFDTSDLEEWKNYRFNFRGLRLWSLSYEQELTTPLHITASRGYTECLRLLLLRGAAVNFAPGGKTALHEACAAASRDCVRLLLSFGADPEAVSEDGYKPLHLCKSPDSIECVQQLLQHGASVNSRTEEEDDTALHVAARHGLTDHIQLLLLYGAELEARNKEEQTPLNAGCAQPHQPQDMDRYYRVCQLLVESGANIDAADRDRQHPLHLACKNANAQIVELLLARGANVNVMNYSGNTALHNILQATAYKLEHHPELVVRALLNHGAVRIWPGSLLKVLRYCHPCPRVIEALMNSYDHVRVSEDWVEAVPAEVVQKYPRFYQSLFSLEQRPRSLQHLARCTLRTFLEGRLLQVLPHLHLPSALHRFLLLGFEDVLY from the exons ATGCGACATGTCCTCCCTCCCTGCGGAGCGGCTGGGGACGGCGGGCAGCCCGCAGCCAGAGCACAGGGCGCTGGTGAGGCTGTGCCCGCAGGCTCAGAGCCTGGCCGGTGGGGCAGCAGCGGGTCCTGCCCTGGTTTCTGCCGAGGGTCTGGGTACGGCGTCATGGGTAGCATCACAGGCGGAGGAGACAAGAGTCGGGAGCCCATTTGCACGCGGAAGGTAGCTGGTCCCGCCCAGGCCTACTGGCAGGCCCTGCTGGCTGGGGATCAGGGCGCTGTGGCCCAGATCCTCAGCGACCCTCACAACAACCTGAGTCCCGATGCTGTGTTTGACACAAGCGACCTGGAGGAGTGGAAGAACTACCGCTTCAACTTCCGCGGGCTGA GACTGTGGTCTCTGAGCTACGAGCAGGAGCTCACCACGCCGCTGCACATCACGGCCAGCCGGGGCTACACAGAGTGCCTGCGGCTCCTGCTGCTCCGGGGTGCCGCCGTCAACTTTGCACCAGGGGGTAAGACTGCCCTGCATGAGGCTTGTGCAGCGGCCAGTAGAGACTGTGTGCGACTGCTGCTCAGCTTTGGTGCTGACCCTGAAGCTGTCTCTGAAGATGGCTACAAGCCCCTGCATCTCTGCAAGAGCCCAGACTCCATCGA GTgtgtccagcagctgctgcagcatggCGCCAGCGTGAACAGTCGGACAGAGGAGGAAGACGACACAGCACTGCATGTAGCAGCACGCCATGGCCTAACAGACCACAtccagctgcttctgctctatggggcagagctggaggcaagGAATAAGGAGGAGCAGACACCACTGAACGCTGGCTGTGCTCAGCCCCATCAGCCTCAGGACATGGACCGCTACTACCGTGTCTGCCAGCTGCTGGTGGAGAGCGGTGCCAACATCGATGCTGCAGACAGGGACCGTCAGCACCCCCTTCACCTGGCCTGCAAGAATGCCAATGCTCAAATAGTGGAGTTACTGCTGGCCCGGGGTGCAAATGTCAACGTCATGAACTACAGCGGCAACACGGCACTGCATAATATCCTGCAAGCAACTGCCTACAAGCTGGAGCACCACCCAGAGCTGGTGGTGCGAGCCCTGCTCAACCACGGTGCCGTTCGCATCTGGCCTGGCTCCCTCCTCAAG GTGCTGAGGTACTGCCATCCCTGCCCGCGTGTCATCGAGGCCCTGATGAATAGCTACGATCATGTGCGCGTCTCTGAGGACTGGGTGGAAGCGGTTCCAGCAGAGGTTGTACAG AAATACCCACGTTTCTACCAGTCGCTCTTCTCCCTGGAGCAGAGACCTCGCTCCTTGCAGCACTTGGCTCGCTGCACCCTCAGGACCTTCCTGGAGGGACGGTTGCTTCAGGTCTTGCCTCATCTGCACCTGCCAAGTGCCTTGCACCGTTTTCTGCTGCTTGGCTTCGAGGACGTTCTTTACTAA
- the ASB10 gene encoding ankyrin repeat and SOCS box protein 10 isoform X2, with translation MRHVLPPCGAAGDGGQPAARAQGAGEAVPAGSEPGRWGSSGSCPGFCRGSGYGVMGSITGGGDKSREPICTRKVAGPAQAYWQALLAGDQGAVAQILSDPHNNLSPDAVFDTSDLEEWKNYRFNFRGLRLWSLSYEQELTTPLHITASRGYTECLRLLLLRGAAVNFAPGGKTALHEACAAASRDCVRLLLSFGADPEAVSEDGYKPLHLCKSPDSIECVQQLLQHGASVNSRTEEEDDTALHVAARHGLTDHIQLLLLYGAELEARNKEEQTPLNAGCAQPHQPQDMDRYYRVCQLLVESGANIDAADRDRQHPLHLACKNANAQIVELLLARGANVNVMNYSGNTALHNILQATAYKLEHHPELVVRALLNHGAVRIWPGSLLKVLRYCHPCPRVIEALMNSYDHVRVSEDWVEAVPAEVVQLQQKLIGLYLANSLCTRNTLQTPPLRGAGCSAGRRAGLDVSSSAQ, from the exons ATGCGACATGTCCTCCCTCCCTGCGGAGCGGCTGGGGACGGCGGGCAGCCCGCAGCCAGAGCACAGGGCGCTGGTGAGGCTGTGCCCGCAGGCTCAGAGCCTGGCCGGTGGGGCAGCAGCGGGTCCTGCCCTGGTTTCTGCCGAGGGTCTGGGTACGGCGTCATGGGTAGCATCACAGGCGGAGGAGACAAGAGTCGGGAGCCCATTTGCACGCGGAAGGTAGCTGGTCCCGCCCAGGCCTACTGGCAGGCCCTGCTGGCTGGGGATCAGGGCGCTGTGGCCCAGATCCTCAGCGACCCTCACAACAACCTGAGTCCCGATGCTGTGTTTGACACAAGCGACCTGGAGGAGTGGAAGAACTACCGCTTCAACTTCCGCGGGCTGA GACTGTGGTCTCTGAGCTACGAGCAGGAGCTCACCACGCCGCTGCACATCACGGCCAGCCGGGGCTACACAGAGTGCCTGCGGCTCCTGCTGCTCCGGGGTGCCGCCGTCAACTTTGCACCAGGGGGTAAGACTGCCCTGCATGAGGCTTGTGCAGCGGCCAGTAGAGACTGTGTGCGACTGCTGCTCAGCTTTGGTGCTGACCCTGAAGCTGTCTCTGAAGATGGCTACAAGCCCCTGCATCTCTGCAAGAGCCCAGACTCCATCGA GTgtgtccagcagctgctgcagcatggCGCCAGCGTGAACAGTCGGACAGAGGAGGAAGACGACACAGCACTGCATGTAGCAGCACGCCATGGCCTAACAGACCACAtccagctgcttctgctctatggggcagagctggaggcaagGAATAAGGAGGAGCAGACACCACTGAACGCTGGCTGTGCTCAGCCCCATCAGCCTCAGGACATGGACCGCTACTACCGTGTCTGCCAGCTGCTGGTGGAGAGCGGTGCCAACATCGATGCTGCAGACAGGGACCGTCAGCACCCCCTTCACCTGGCCTGCAAGAATGCCAATGCTCAAATAGTGGAGTTACTGCTGGCCCGGGGTGCAAATGTCAACGTCATGAACTACAGCGGCAACACGGCACTGCATAATATCCTGCAAGCAACTGCCTACAAGCTGGAGCACCACCCAGAGCTGGTGGTGCGAGCCCTGCTCAACCACGGTGCCGTTCGCATCTGGCCTGGCTCCCTCCTCAAG GTGCTGAGGTACTGCCATCCCTGCCCGCGTGTCATCGAGGCCCTGATGAATAGCTACGATCATGTGCGCGTCTCTGAGGACTGGGTGGAAGCGGTTCCAGCAGAGGTTGTACAG
- the ASB10 gene encoding ankyrin repeat and SOCS box protein 10 isoform X4 yields the protein MRHVLPPCGAAGDGGQPAARAQGAGEAVPAGSEPGRWGSSGSCPGFCRGSGYGVMGSITGGGDKSREPICTRKVAGPAQAYWQALLAGDQGAVAQILSDPHNNLSPDAVFDTSDLEEWKNYRFNFRGLRLWSLSYEQELTTPLHITASRGYTECLRLLLLRGAAVNFAPGGKTALHEACAAASRDCVRLLLSFGADPEAVSEDGYKPLHLCKSPDSIECVQQLLQHGASVNSRTEEEDDTALHVAARHGLTDHIQLLLLYGAELEARNKEEQTPLNAGCAQPHQPQDMDRYYRVCQLLVESGANIDAADRDRQHPLHLACKNANAQIVELLLARGANVNVMNYSGNTALHNILQATAYKLEHHPELVVRALLNHGAVRIWPGSLLKVLRYCHPCPRVIEALMNSYDHVRVSEDWVEAVPAEVVQQGTEKRKKKPQQF from the exons ATGCGACATGTCCTCCCTCCCTGCGGAGCGGCTGGGGACGGCGGGCAGCCCGCAGCCAGAGCACAGGGCGCTGGTGAGGCTGTGCCCGCAGGCTCAGAGCCTGGCCGGTGGGGCAGCAGCGGGTCCTGCCCTGGTTTCTGCCGAGGGTCTGGGTACGGCGTCATGGGTAGCATCACAGGCGGAGGAGACAAGAGTCGGGAGCCCATTTGCACGCGGAAGGTAGCTGGTCCCGCCCAGGCCTACTGGCAGGCCCTGCTGGCTGGGGATCAGGGCGCTGTGGCCCAGATCCTCAGCGACCCTCACAACAACCTGAGTCCCGATGCTGTGTTTGACACAAGCGACCTGGAGGAGTGGAAGAACTACCGCTTCAACTTCCGCGGGCTGA GACTGTGGTCTCTGAGCTACGAGCAGGAGCTCACCACGCCGCTGCACATCACGGCCAGCCGGGGCTACACAGAGTGCCTGCGGCTCCTGCTGCTCCGGGGTGCCGCCGTCAACTTTGCACCAGGGGGTAAGACTGCCCTGCATGAGGCTTGTGCAGCGGCCAGTAGAGACTGTGTGCGACTGCTGCTCAGCTTTGGTGCTGACCCTGAAGCTGTCTCTGAAGATGGCTACAAGCCCCTGCATCTCTGCAAGAGCCCAGACTCCATCGA GTgtgtccagcagctgctgcagcatggCGCCAGCGTGAACAGTCGGACAGAGGAGGAAGACGACACAGCACTGCATGTAGCAGCACGCCATGGCCTAACAGACCACAtccagctgcttctgctctatggggcagagctggaggcaagGAATAAGGAGGAGCAGACACCACTGAACGCTGGCTGTGCTCAGCCCCATCAGCCTCAGGACATGGACCGCTACTACCGTGTCTGCCAGCTGCTGGTGGAGAGCGGTGCCAACATCGATGCTGCAGACAGGGACCGTCAGCACCCCCTTCACCTGGCCTGCAAGAATGCCAATGCTCAAATAGTGGAGTTACTGCTGGCCCGGGGTGCAAATGTCAACGTCATGAACTACAGCGGCAACACGGCACTGCATAATATCCTGCAAGCAACTGCCTACAAGCTGGAGCACCACCCAGAGCTGGTGGTGCGAGCCCTGCTCAACCACGGTGCCGTTCGCATCTGGCCTGGCTCCCTCCTCAAG GTGCTGAGGTACTGCCATCCCTGCCCGCGTGTCATCGAGGCCCTGATGAATAGCTACGATCATGTGCGCGTCTCTGAGGACTGGGTGGAAGCGGTTCCAGCAGAGGTTGTACAG
- the ASB10 gene encoding ankyrin repeat and SOCS box protein 10 isoform X5 — protein sequence MRHVLPPCGAAGDGGQPAARAQGAGEAVPAGSEPGRWGSSGSCPGFCRGSGYGVMGSITGGGDKSREPICTRKVAGPAQAYWQALLAGDQGAVAQILSDPHNNLSPDAVFDTSDLEEWKNYRFNFRGLRLWSLSYEQELTTPLHITASRGYTECLRLLLLRGAAVNFAPGGKTALHEACAAASRDCVRLLLSFGADPEAVSEDGYKPLHLCKSPDSIECVQQLLQHGASVNSRTEEEDDTALHVAARHGLTDHIQLLLLYGAELEARNKEEQTPLNAGCAQPHQPQDMDRYYRVCQLLVESGANIDAADRDRQHPLHLACKNANAQIVELLLARGANVNVMNYSGNTALHNILQATAYKLEHHPELVVRALLNHGAVRIWPGSLLKVLRYCHPCPRVIEALMNSYDHVRVSEDWVEAVPAEVVQRLCSRR from the exons ATGCGACATGTCCTCCCTCCCTGCGGAGCGGCTGGGGACGGCGGGCAGCCCGCAGCCAGAGCACAGGGCGCTGGTGAGGCTGTGCCCGCAGGCTCAGAGCCTGGCCGGTGGGGCAGCAGCGGGTCCTGCCCTGGTTTCTGCCGAGGGTCTGGGTACGGCGTCATGGGTAGCATCACAGGCGGAGGAGACAAGAGTCGGGAGCCCATTTGCACGCGGAAGGTAGCTGGTCCCGCCCAGGCCTACTGGCAGGCCCTGCTGGCTGGGGATCAGGGCGCTGTGGCCCAGATCCTCAGCGACCCTCACAACAACCTGAGTCCCGATGCTGTGTTTGACACAAGCGACCTGGAGGAGTGGAAGAACTACCGCTTCAACTTCCGCGGGCTGA GACTGTGGTCTCTGAGCTACGAGCAGGAGCTCACCACGCCGCTGCACATCACGGCCAGCCGGGGCTACACAGAGTGCCTGCGGCTCCTGCTGCTCCGGGGTGCCGCCGTCAACTTTGCACCAGGGGGTAAGACTGCCCTGCATGAGGCTTGTGCAGCGGCCAGTAGAGACTGTGTGCGACTGCTGCTCAGCTTTGGTGCTGACCCTGAAGCTGTCTCTGAAGATGGCTACAAGCCCCTGCATCTCTGCAAGAGCCCAGACTCCATCGA GTgtgtccagcagctgctgcagcatggCGCCAGCGTGAACAGTCGGACAGAGGAGGAAGACGACACAGCACTGCATGTAGCAGCACGCCATGGCCTAACAGACCACAtccagctgcttctgctctatggggcagagctggaggcaagGAATAAGGAGGAGCAGACACCACTGAACGCTGGCTGTGCTCAGCCCCATCAGCCTCAGGACATGGACCGCTACTACCGTGTCTGCCAGCTGCTGGTGGAGAGCGGTGCCAACATCGATGCTGCAGACAGGGACCGTCAGCACCCCCTTCACCTGGCCTGCAAGAATGCCAATGCTCAAATAGTGGAGTTACTGCTGGCCCGGGGTGCAAATGTCAACGTCATGAACTACAGCGGCAACACGGCACTGCATAATATCCTGCAAGCAACTGCCTACAAGCTGGAGCACCACCCAGAGCTGGTGGTGCGAGCCCTGCTCAACCACGGTGCCGTTCGCATCTGGCCTGGCTCCCTCCTCAAG GTGCTGAGGTACTGCCATCCCTGCCCGCGTGTCATCGAGGCCCTGATGAATAGCTACGATCATGTGCGCGTCTCTGAGGACTGGGTGGAAGCGGTTCCAGCAGAGGTTGTACAG